Proteins from one Epinephelus moara isolate mb chromosome 1, YSFRI_EMoa_1.0, whole genome shotgun sequence genomic window:
- the LOC126389043 gene encoding transmembrane protein 138-like — translation MLFNTYVFQIGLVAILLERFRALLMLSALYLTFSIILHSWLMNLRWLNTNRFIWTDGLQVLFVFQRAASVLYYYLYKRTSEYLGDPRLYEDSPWLRELFARVRQ, via the exons ATGCTATTTAACACCTACGTGTTCCAGATCGGCCTGGTGGCCATATTGCTGGAGCGATTTAGAGCTCTGCTAATGCTCTCTGCTCTCTATCTGACCTTCAGTATCATACTCCATTCCTGGCTCATG AATCTGCGTTGGCTAAACACCAACAGATTTATTTGGACAGACGGCCTTCAGGTGCTGTTTGTCTTCCAAAGAGCTG CCTCTGTGTTGTACTACTACTTGTACAAGAGGACCTCGGAGTATCTAGGCGACCCTCGCCTCTATGAGGATTCACCGTGGCTGCGAGAACTCTTTGCTCGGGTCAGACAGTGA